The following are encoded together in the Nyctibius grandis isolate bNycGra1 chromosome 5, bNycGra1.pri, whole genome shotgun sequence genome:
- the H1-0 gene encoding histone H1.0 gives MTETPAPAPAPAPAPAAKPKRARAARRPAAHPTYSAMIAAAIRAEKSRGGSSRQSIQKYVKSHYKVGQHADTQIKLSIRRLLAAGVLKQTKGVGASGSFRLAKANKVKKSPARKRKKVARKSTSPRKAARPRKAKSPAKKPKSAAKKARKKSRASPKKAKKPKAVKAKSLKASKPKKAKRSKPKAKSSAQKSPKKK, from the coding sequence ATGACAGAGACCCcggctccagctccagctccagccccggCTCCAGCCGCCAAACCCAAGCGGGCcagggcggcgcggcggccggCAGCCCACCCCACCTACTCGGCCATGATCGCGGCGGCCATCCGGGCCGAGAAGAGCCGCGGCGGCTCGTCCCGCCAGTCTATCCAGAAGTACGTGAAGAGCCACTACAAGGTGGGCCAGCATGCCGACACCCAGATCAAGCTCTCCATCCGGCGCCTGCTCGCTGCCGGTGTCCTCAAGCAGACGAAAGGGGTCGGCGCTTCTGGCTCTTTCCGCCTGGCCAAGGCCAACAAGGTGAAGAAGTCCCCAgccaggaagaggaagaaggtggCCAGGAAATCCACATCACCCCGGAAAGCGGCTAGACCCAGGAAAGCCAAGTCACCGGCAAAGAAGCCCAAATCTGCTGCCAAGAAAGCCAGGAAGAAGTCGAGGGCCAGCCCGAAGAAAGCCAAGAAGCCAAAGGCTGTTAAGGCCAAGTCGCTGAAGGCGTCCAAGCCCAAGAAGGCAAAGCGGTCGAAACCCAAAGCCAAGTCCAGCGCCCAGAAATCACCCAAGAAGAAGTGA
- the TRIOBP gene encoding TRIO and F-actin-binding protein, giving the protein MTPDLLNFKKGWMSILDEPGEWKKHWFVLTDSSLRYYRDSNAEEADDLDGEIDLHSCTDVTEFAVQRNYGFQIHTKDGVFTLSAMTSGIRRNWIEALRKNVRPVSAPDVTKLSDCNKENSFRNCVPQKGSLRTEEQQRPSSGSEGNLKGSHWKADGQHHAFDYVELSPLPQDPGNQGSPQRTRGSLRISDRTPKQEELERDLAVRSEERRKWFETPDGRVPNSDGPVGDSSCKVGEQDLPAPPLSEDQRIRLNEEIEKKWLELERLPLKDSRRVPLTALLNQSKGGHGDASEALKKEVQSLQAQLESCRARNESLREAAKSQGGGHVPRGYISQEACERSLAEMESSHQQVMEELQRHHQRELERLRQEKERLLAEEAAATAAAIEALKKAHREEMNKELGRTRSFQQCGSVSDALQKQHQLDVDSLKRELQVLSEQYSQKCLEIGELTQKAEEREQTLLCCQQEGKELLRKNQELQTRLSDEIGKLRSFISSRGSGDHSPHNDKRSSCELEVLLRVKENELQYLKKEVQCLREELQMVQKDKRFASGKYQDVYAELNHIKVRSEREIEQLKEHLRLAMAALQEKESLCNSIGE; this is encoded by the exons ATGACG CCGGATCTCCTCAATTTCAAGAAGGGATGGATGTCCATCCTGGACGAGCCAGGAGAG TGGAAGAAACATTGGTTCGTGCTGACCGACTCGAGCCTGAGGTATTACCGGGACTCGAATGCGGAGGAG GCTGATGACCTCGATGGAGAAATTGACCTCCACTCCTGCACAGACGTGACAGAATTTGCGGTGCAGCGCAACTACGGCTTCCAGATACAT ACAAAGGATGGTGTCTTCACGCTGTCAGCGATGACCTCGGGCATCCGGCGCAACTGGATTGAGGCCCTGAGGAAGAATGTGCGCCCGGTCAGTGCTCCAGACGTCACCAA GCTCTCTGACTGCAATAAGGAGAACTCCTTCCGTAACTGTGTCCCCCAGAAAGGCTCACTCCGGACGGAGGAGCAGCAGCGGCCAAGCTCAGGCTCCGAGGGGAACTTGAAGGGCAGTCACTGGAAGGCAGACGGGCAGCACCATGCCTTTGACTACGTGGAGCTGTCTCCCTTGCCGCAGGACCCCGGGAATCAGGGGTCCCCACAGAGGACGAGAGGGAGCTTGAGGATCTCTGACCGAACTCCCAAGCAGGAGGAGCTAGAGCGGGATCTGGCCGTCCGTTCAGAGGAGAGGCGGAAATGGTTTGAGACCCCCGACGGCAGGGTCCCAAACAGCGATGGCCCAGTGGGAGACTCTTCCTGCAAGGTGGGGGAGCAAGACCTCCCGGCTCCCCCACTTTCAGAGGACCAGCGGATTCGGCTGAATGAGGAGATAGAGAAGAAGTGGCTGGAGCTGGAACGCCTGCCCTTGAAGGACTCGCGGCGGGTGCCCTTGACAGCACTGCTGAACCAGAGCAAGGGGGGCCATGGAGATGCCAGCGAGGCGCTGAAAAAGGAG GTCCAGTCACTGCAGGCACAGCTGGAGTCCTGCCGGGCCCGAAACGAGAGCCTTCGGGAGGCGGCGAAATCCCAGGGAGGTGGCCACGTGCCCCGGGGGTACATCTCACAG GAGGCCTGCGAGCGCAGCCTGGCTGAGATGGAGTCATCCCACCAGCAAGTGATGGAGGAGCTCCAGAGGCACCACCAGCGGGAGCTGGAGCGGCTGCGGCAGGAGAAGGAGCGGCTCCTGGCAGAGGAGGCTGCGGCGACGGCAGCAG CCATCGAGGCACTGAAGAAAGCCCACCGGGAGGAGATGAATAAGGAGCTGGGCAGGACACGAAGCTTCCAGCAGTGCGGCTCGGTCTCAGATGCCCTCCAGAAGCAGCACCA GTTGGATGTGGATTCCCTGAAGCGGGAGCTGCAGGTGCTTTCCGAACAGTACTCCCAAAAGTGCCTGGAAATTGGGGAGCTCACCCAGAAGGCAGAGGAGCGGGAGCAGACGCTGCTGTGCTGtcagcaggaggggaaggagctcCTCCGGAAAAACCAG gagctgcagacCCGCCTCTCAGATGAGATTGGGAAGCTGCGAAGCTTTATTTCGTCGCGGGGCTCTGGGGACCATTCTCCGCACAACGACAAGCGGAGCTCCTGCGAACTGGAG GTGCTGCTGCGGGTGAAGGAGAATGAGCTCCAGTACCTAAAGAAAGAGGTGCAGTGCCTCCGGGAGGAGCTGCAGATGGTGCAGAAG GATAAGAGGTTTGCCTCAGGGAAATACCAAGACGTCTATGCAGAGCTGAATCACATTAAGGTGCGCTCAGAGCGAGAGATCGAGCAGCTGAAGGAGCACCTGCGCCTGGCCATGGCGGCTCTGCAGGAGAAGGAGTCACTGTGCAACAGCATCGGCGAGTAA
- the NOL12 gene encoding nucleolar protein 12 — translation MGSKKRKKGPGGREGRLVVTFDEERRREYLTGFHKRKVQRRKAALEEIKRKLKEEERKMKEERHQEYLKMLSEREEALDEADELEHLVTSRIESVNIDHPNHTVTVTTISDLDLSGLRQLGLSTPVEKSDGSKEDKGEEVVNKPIRTMPKKSRNPFVSEKISALTATLHMHSRKKTKGKRPQRGQGPRKKIQKSSTGRTTKTQRRRLTGKMGRDED, via the exons ATGGGCagcaagaagaggaagaagggtCCGGGCGGGCGTGAGGGGCGGCTGGTGGTGACTTTCGACGAGGAGAGGCGGAG GGAGTACCTGACCGGCTTCCACAAGCGGAAGGTGCAGCGGAGGAAGGCGGCGCTGGAGGAGATCAAGCGGaagctgaaggaggaggagaggaagatgaaggaggAG CGGCACCAGGAGTACCTGAAGATGCTGAGCGAGAGGGAGGAGGCGCTCG ATGAGGCAGATGAACTGGAGCACTTGGTGACGTCGCGGATAGAGTCTGTGAACATCGACCACCCGAACCACACTGTAACGGTGACCACCATCAGTGACCTGGACCTCTCAGGGCTGCGCCAGCTGGGACTGTCCACCCCTGTG gaaaaaagtgatgGATCAAAAGAAGATAAAGGGGAAGAGGTGGTAAACAAGCCTATAAGAACAATGCCCAAGAAGTCCAGAAACCCCTTCGTGTCTGAAAA GATCTCTGCTCTTACTGCCACTCTGCACATGCACAGCCGGAAAAAGACGAAAGGAAAGCGGCCTCAACGTGGGCAAGGCCCACGCAAGAAAATCCAGAAATCCAGCACGGGACGAACCACTAAGACTCAGCGACGGAGGCTGACAGGCAAAATGGGCCGCGATGAAGATTAA